Proteins encoded within one genomic window of Alteribacter populi:
- a CDS encoding carbon starvation CstA family protein, translating to MNAIMIALIGILVFYLGYRYYSKFVAEKIYRLDPDYETPAHKYKDGVDFVPTNKWVLWGHHFSSVAGASPILGPAIAIYWGWLPALVWVVLGTVFAAGVHDFGALVLSVRNKGQSVGTLANRIIGQRAKILFLFIILILVLMVNAVFAWVIANLFITFPSSVLSVFIQIPLAIWIGHLVYKRSGNMLFPSIAALATMYVTAVIASRVPALQIDLPRYFGGAENTVMFGLDGISMSFFVWIIVLMVYVYFSSSLPVWKLLQPRDYINSHQLVLGILILYLGLFFSNPSITAPMTNSEASTPWFPLLFITIACGAISGFHGLIASGTSSKQLNKETDARVVGYLGAVGEGLLALISIIAVATLFTNQGAFLEAYNSFGAAGEIGLGSFIEGAGQLATGLLIPADIASTIIAVIIVSFAATSLDSAVRLMRYIISELGNEYKVKSLTKTHVATSIAVVSSAALVLIPEGPQGFGSGGYLLWPLFGTANQLLAGITLLLITLWLKRLGRNYFVTLVPMVFVLVMTLYAMLRQVVFEWSGYGGGELNVLLFLLGSIILAFAFWILLEAANALRKDNTNFPTDKDQSM from the coding sequence ATGAATGCCATAATGATCGCATTAATCGGGATACTTGTCTTTTATCTCGGTTATCGCTATTACTCTAAGTTCGTCGCAGAAAAAATCTATCGTCTTGATCCGGATTACGAGACGCCTGCCCATAAATATAAAGACGGCGTCGATTTTGTTCCGACAAACAAATGGGTCCTTTGGGGACACCACTTTTCCTCTGTAGCAGGAGCTTCACCTATTTTAGGACCTGCCATTGCCATTTATTGGGGATGGTTACCTGCATTAGTGTGGGTCGTGTTAGGTACTGTGTTCGCAGCAGGTGTTCATGACTTTGGTGCCCTTGTACTATCTGTCCGTAATAAGGGGCAGTCCGTTGGAACACTGGCCAATAGAATAATCGGACAGCGAGCAAAAATCTTGTTCTTATTCATTATTTTAATTCTCGTACTTATGGTAAACGCTGTGTTTGCCTGGGTTATTGCCAACTTGTTTATTACCTTTCCATCTTCGGTGCTTTCGGTATTCATTCAAATTCCACTTGCAATTTGGATTGGGCACCTCGTTTACAAACGTAGTGGCAATATGCTTTTTCCATCAATTGCCGCGTTGGCTACGATGTACGTAACCGCGGTCATTGCCTCACGAGTTCCTGCATTGCAAATTGATCTGCCGCGCTACTTTGGTGGAGCAGAAAACACCGTCATGTTTGGTCTCGACGGCATATCGATGTCCTTTTTCGTTTGGATTATCGTTTTAATGGTTTATGTATATTTCTCATCTTCGTTACCTGTTTGGAAGCTCTTACAGCCGCGTGATTATATCAATTCACACCAGCTTGTTTTAGGAATTCTTATTTTATACCTTGGGTTATTCTTCTCAAACCCTTCGATTACCGCACCAATGACGAATTCAGAAGCATCTACACCTTGGTTCCCGCTTCTCTTTATTACGATCGCATGTGGAGCGATTTCTGGGTTTCATGGTCTGATCGCTTCCGGTACATCGAGTAAACAGCTAAACAAAGAGACGGATGCTCGTGTAGTCGGATACTTAGGGGCCGTTGGTGAAGGGCTTCTTGCTCTAATTTCTATCATTGCCGTTGCGACACTTTTCACAAACCAAGGAGCATTTCTCGAAGCCTACAATAGCTTTGGTGCAGCAGGTGAAATTGGGTTAGGCTCGTTCATTGAAGGTGCTGGCCAACTTGCAACTGGACTCCTTATTCCTGCTGATATTGCATCAACGATTATCGCTGTTATTATCGTTAGTTTTGCAGCGACATCTCTTGATTCCGCTGTCCGTTTAATGCGCTATATCATCTCAGAGCTTGGTAATGAATATAAAGTAAAATCGCTAACAAAGACACACGTCGCTACGTCCATCGCTGTCGTTTCTTCCGCCGCTCTTGTCCTTATACCAGAAGGACCTCAAGGGTTTGGCTCAGGTGGATACCTGTTATGGCCATTGTTTGGAACTGCCAACCAGCTACTTGCAGGGATTACACTGTTACTTATTACATTGTGGCTGAAAAGGTTAGGGCGTAACTATTTCGTTACGTTAGTTCCTATGGTTTTCGTCTTAGTCATGACCCTTTACGCGATGCTGCGTCAAGTCGTCTTTGAGTGGTCCGGCTACGGAGGCGGAGAACTAAACGTTCTTCTATTCCTACTAGGGTCGATCATTTTAGCCTTTGCATTCTGGATTCTACTAGAAGCTGCCAATGCGTTGCGAAAAGATAACACGAACTTCCCAACAGACAAAGATCAATCCATGTAA
- a CDS encoding SEC-C metal-binding domain-containing protein has product MTKVKRNDPCPCGSGKKYKKCCMNKQQAASSATRKDEKDYQDFLPRVVEFSRPYEEKIQQAIWNDVKEFSVLEEADQKAFVQSASLWSLFNAKVIDDQSVVQAYLNEYQDDYSEAFSTFLTQWRTIRPGLYSVKDVKGKHVTIMDWFAKAHITLEMTPTTKQLSEDDLIIGYLYPTLKGYELGSDIMIIPETFKDSFVYEWNRFYQLFGYENESERDLLTRAYPAALHILAGILNQMVLSINDEVLTENGEEAFRLFTQNLAVDSVPYSDLLFARLVWTEYVEKTSPKVTKPEIFAATLEYWLHQYSEAAEKVSQKAIAEKYKVSPSTISSKYKQIAELIKIDD; this is encoded by the coding sequence ATGACAAAAGTAAAACGAAACGATCCGTGTCCTTGCGGGAGCGGGAAAAAATATAAGAAGTGCTGTATGAACAAACAACAAGCGGCATCATCAGCTACACGAAAGGATGAGAAAGACTATCAGGATTTTCTTCCTCGTGTCGTAGAGTTTAGCCGTCCTTATGAAGAGAAGATTCAACAAGCGATTTGGAATGATGTGAAGGAGTTCTCCGTTCTTGAAGAAGCCGACCAGAAAGCATTTGTCCAAAGCGCTTCTCTATGGAGTTTGTTTAACGCGAAGGTGATTGATGATCAATCTGTCGTACAAGCGTACCTTAACGAATATCAAGATGACTACTCCGAAGCGTTTAGTACGTTTCTGACTCAGTGGCGCACGATTCGTCCAGGTCTATATTCCGTAAAGGACGTTAAAGGCAAGCACGTAACGATCATGGATTGGTTTGCTAAAGCACATATTACCTTGGAAATGACGCCAACAACGAAGCAGCTTTCAGAAGATGACTTGATTATTGGTTACCTTTACCCAACGTTAAAAGGCTACGAGCTTGGTTCTGATATCATGATCATTCCAGAAACATTCAAAGACTCCTTTGTCTATGAGTGGAACCGTTTCTACCAATTGTTCGGTTATGAAAATGAATCTGAACGCGATCTTCTCACGAGAGCTTATCCTGCGGCATTACACATTTTAGCCGGGATTCTTAACCAGATGGTGCTTTCTATTAACGACGAAGTCCTTACAGAAAACGGTGAAGAAGCGTTTCGTCTTTTCACGCAGAACCTTGCTGTGGACAGCGTTCCCTACTCCGACCTCCTCTTTGCACGCTTAGTGTGGACGGAGTATGTTGAAAAAACGTCCCCGAAAGTGACCAAGCCGGAAATATTTGCAGCTACTCTCGAATACTGGCTTCATCAATATAGCGAGGCCGCAGAGAAAGTCAGCCAAAAGGCGATCGCTGAAAAATACAAAGTATCTCCATCGACCATTTCAAGCAAATATAAACAGATTGCTGAACTGATCAAAATAGATGATTAA
- the rlmD gene encoding 23S rRNA (uracil(1939)-C(5))-methyltransferase RlmD, protein MAANETPVKKNEQVHVTFEDLTHDGAGVAKLDGYPIFVPRALPGEQGEIKVIKVKKNYAIGRLIELTEESEERVEPPCPIFKNCGGCQIQHLSYEAQLEHKRKHVEGVLRRIGKLDNVTVHPTLGMEDPWRYRNKAQVPVGERNGDIIAGFYAKRSHEIVDMPNCIIQHEESDHTVQLIKDLAKKYGIRAYDEEKHRGTLRHIVTRHGKNTGELMVVLVTRGKELPNKKNIIQDIRDNLPHVKSIVQNINPKKTNVIFGDKTEVLWGEEVIYDRIGDVKFAISARSFYQVNPDQTKVLYDKALEYANLTGHETVIDAYCGIGTISLFLAQKAKHVYGVEIVPEAISDAKNNARLNDLTNAEFAVGEAEKVMPWWYAQGVRPDVIVVDPPRKGCDETLLETIVNMKPERVVYVSCNPATLARDLKYLAEHGFETKEVQPVDMFPQTMHVECVAEVVRKGN, encoded by the coding sequence ATGGCAGCGAACGAAACACCTGTAAAAAAGAACGAACAAGTCCATGTGACTTTTGAAGATTTAACGCACGACGGCGCAGGAGTAGCCAAGCTAGATGGTTATCCAATTTTTGTTCCGCGCGCCCTTCCTGGTGAACAAGGCGAAATTAAAGTGATTAAAGTAAAGAAAAACTATGCGATTGGGCGTCTGATTGAACTAACGGAAGAGAGTGAAGAACGCGTAGAGCCGCCATGTCCCATCTTTAAAAATTGCGGCGGTTGTCAAATTCAGCACCTTTCCTATGAAGCACAGCTTGAGCATAAACGTAAGCACGTAGAAGGCGTTCTCCGACGAATTGGAAAATTGGACAACGTGACGGTTCATCCTACCCTTGGGATGGAGGATCCGTGGCGTTATCGTAACAAGGCACAAGTACCGGTGGGAGAGCGCAACGGTGACATTATTGCCGGCTTCTATGCTAAACGAAGTCATGAGATCGTCGACATGCCGAATTGCATCATTCAGCACGAAGAAAGTGACCACACCGTCCAACTCATCAAAGACTTGGCCAAAAAATACGGTATCCGCGCCTATGATGAAGAAAAACACCGTGGCACGCTTCGTCATATTGTGACCCGTCACGGTAAAAACACCGGAGAGCTCATGGTCGTACTCGTCACAAGAGGCAAAGAGCTTCCAAATAAGAAAAACATCATCCAAGACATTCGCGACAACCTTCCGCACGTCAAATCAATCGTGCAAAACATTAACCCAAAGAAAACGAACGTCATCTTTGGCGATAAAACAGAAGTCCTTTGGGGCGAAGAAGTCATCTACGACAGGATTGGCGATGTGAAATTTGCGATTTCCGCTCGGTCATTTTATCAAGTGAACCCTGACCAAACGAAGGTGTTATATGATAAAGCGTTAGAATACGCCAACCTTACCGGACATGAAACTGTGATTGACGCATACTGTGGCATCGGAACAATCAGCCTGTTCCTTGCCCAAAAAGCAAAGCACGTCTACGGTGTTGAAATCGTACCCGAAGCGATTTCCGACGCGAAAAACAACGCCCGACTCAACGACCTTACCAACGCTGAATTCGCCGTCGGGGAAGCCGAAAAAGTCATGCCATGGTGGTACGCTCAAGGCGTTCGACCAGACGTCATCGTCGTCGACCCACCACGAAAAGGCTGCGACGAAACACTGCTTGAAACGATCGTCAACATGAAACCAGAGCGTGTCGTCTACGTTTCCTGCAACCCAGCAACACTGGCAAGAGACTTGAAGTATTTAGCTGAGCATGGATTTGAAACGAAAGAAGTTCAGCCGGTGGACATGTTTCCGCAGACGATGCATGTGGAGTGTGTGGCGGAGGTCGTTCGCAAGGGGAATTAA
- a CDS encoding class I SAM-dependent DNA methyltransferase, giving the protein MEDNVFEQMARRYDTEERIKLAKVIVKVVRPELRNSKSKSLIDYGSGTGLIGLDLSDLVDSVLLVDSSKEMLEVAKAKISHKGITNSRVLSSDFTQETPELKADMIVMSLVLLHIPDTKKILQELFNILNNGGKLLVIDFDKNDKINHPKVHNGFSHEELKTKLSEVGFKSTEIKTFYHGNRIFMNQDASMFISSSIK; this is encoded by the coding sequence ATGGAAGATAATGTATTTGAACAGATGGCAAGAAGATATGATACAGAAGAAAGAATAAAATTAGCTAAAGTTATAGTTAAGGTAGTAAGACCAGAGTTACGAAATAGTAAGTCGAAATCGTTAATAGACTATGGGAGTGGTACTGGTCTAATTGGTTTAGATTTATCAGATTTAGTTGATTCCGTTTTGTTGGTAGATTCATCAAAAGAAATGTTGGAGGTTGCGAAAGCTAAGATTTCTCACAAGGGAATTACTAACTCAAGGGTACTTTCTTCAGATTTCACTCAAGAAACTCCTGAACTTAAGGCAGACATGATTGTAATGTCATTAGTCCTTCTTCATATTCCAGATACTAAAAAGATTTTACAAGAGTTGTTCAACATTTTAAATAATGGTGGTAAGCTACTTGTTATTGATTTTGACAAAAACGACAAAATAAATCATCCGAAAGTTCATAACGGTTTTTCACATGAGGAATTGAAAACAAAGTTATCCGAAGTTGGATTTAAATCAACTGAAATTAAGACATTCTATCATGGAAATCGTATTTTTATGAATCAAGATGCCTCAATGTTTATATCCAGTAGTATAAAGTGA
- a CDS encoding M3 family metallopeptidase, with the protein MNTFSAPPRWNLSNLLPCGPDTEQFKNHINSLKKNLSALENTEESESLNESELNTLARLIQKVDSAESFYYCLTTEKADPSLLSSIHSNISELKSNIHLLVSNQLERIRHMSDEQFAAWSDRINHKHFIEDLVEGTEPKISAEKIITGFASETLSSLEEIYEQVRNNLKVKVEIEGEKSELSFAEASYSALSHPKPSTRNLVFTKLNRTLEKQAGIFASIYNSMVGLRLNENEVKNTDYLEGSLKLNGISKPVLDAMWNTVDDNLPELVRYLNIKAHKSGKERISWHEVMTSFQETPYEIPFSQAVEGIYEALTPIDSNQSKFIKEIIRRGWVDAEPRDTKPPGGFCAPFMPEGESRISINYDNSIDSARRLAHELGHAWHFKQMKKSPSLRFSDETFEMTTAETASIFFETAYIDYVIENTNDVSVKKTILGAKIDRSLNYLMAIRGAFWFENRFYEYRKKGPLDDKQIEELSLQCQKEAYGNGLSEYEPFIWIKYVQFYQANIPFYNYPYPLGFLLSIGLLKQAEKDNLFSRKFQSFLNETGLLPLEQLVEKHFSISLSQPEFWQQSIQNITQDIEQYSSL; encoded by the coding sequence ATGAATACATTCTCTGCTCCTCCCAGATGGAACCTGTCTAATCTTCTTCCATGCGGACCGGACACGGAACAGTTTAAAAATCACATTAATAGTTTGAAAAAAAATCTTTCAGCACTTGAGAACACTGAAGAATCAGAATCACTGAATGAAAGCGAATTGAACACACTTGCACGACTGATTCAAAAAGTGGATTCAGCAGAATCTTTCTATTATTGCCTTACGACCGAAAAGGCAGACCCCTCTCTTTTATCTTCAATACATTCAAACATCTCAGAGTTAAAATCAAACATTCATCTCCTAGTATCTAATCAGCTTGAAAGAATCAGGCATATGAGTGATGAGCAATTTGCAGCCTGGTCTGACCGTATTAATCATAAGCATTTTATAGAGGATTTAGTAGAAGGTACAGAGCCCAAAATCAGCGCAGAAAAAATCATAACAGGTTTTGCCTCAGAAACACTCAGCAGTCTGGAAGAAATCTATGAACAAGTAAGAAACAATCTAAAAGTTAAAGTCGAAATTGAGGGTGAAAAGAGTGAATTATCGTTTGCTGAAGCCAGTTATTCAGCGCTGTCTCACCCAAAGCCTTCTACCAGAAACCTTGTATTCACTAAACTTAACAGGACACTGGAAAAACAAGCTGGTATTTTTGCCTCTATCTACAATTCCATGGTTGGACTACGGCTAAATGAGAATGAGGTGAAGAACACGGATTACCTTGAAGGTTCACTAAAGTTAAACGGGATTTCAAAGCCGGTACTTGACGCCATGTGGAATACAGTTGATGACAACCTGCCTGAGCTTGTCAGGTATTTAAATATCAAAGCTCACAAATCAGGTAAAGAAAGAATCTCGTGGCATGAGGTAATGACTTCATTTCAGGAAACACCGTACGAAATTCCTTTCTCACAGGCAGTTGAAGGAATCTATGAAGCCCTTACGCCCATTGACAGTAACCAAAGCAAATTTATTAAAGAAATCATTAGGAGAGGCTGGGTAGATGCGGAACCGCGTGATACTAAGCCGCCGGGAGGGTTTTGTGCACCATTTATGCCGGAAGGTGAATCACGGATATCCATTAATTACGACAACAGTATAGACAGCGCAAGAAGGCTTGCTCACGAACTGGGCCACGCCTGGCATTTTAAACAAATGAAAAAATCTCCATCACTAAGATTTTCGGATGAAACGTTTGAAATGACTACAGCTGAAACTGCTTCAATCTTCTTTGAAACGGCCTATATCGATTATGTAATTGAAAACACCAACGATGTTTCAGTCAAAAAAACGATTCTTGGAGCTAAGATTGACCGAAGTCTGAATTATTTAATGGCGATTAGAGGAGCTTTCTGGTTTGAAAATAGATTCTATGAATACAGAAAAAAAGGCCCCCTGGATGACAAACAGATAGAAGAGCTTTCATTACAATGTCAAAAAGAAGCATACGGCAATGGATTAAGTGAATACGAGCCATTTATTTGGATTAAGTATGTTCAGTTTTACCAGGCAAACATCCCTTTTTATAATTACCCCTACCCTCTCGGGTTCCTGTTAAGTATTGGACTATTAAAGCAAGCGGAGAAAGATAATCTATTCAGCCGAAAGTTCCAAAGTTTCTTAAATGAAACAGGATTACTCCCACTTGAACAGTTGGTTGAGAAGCATTTCAGCATAAGCCTTTCTCAACCGGAATTTTGGCAGCAGTCCATCCAAAATATAACGCAGGATATTGAACAGTATAGCTCTCTTTGA
- a CDS encoding DJ-1/PfpI family protein — MKIVIYLYNGITMLDAIGPYEVLRNIPDAEIYFVAERTGEIKADSGFIDINVKHRIADVLEADILIIPGSTIAFVEEMKNENVLTWIKKIDKTTKWTTSVCSGSTLLASAGLLTGLKATSHWKPLNLLSKFGAVPTRERIVEEGKYITAAGVSAGIDMALYLSNRIIGENETKAIQLILEYDPQPMFESGNYSTADEKIIKTAEKKLARDAKKSLGLLGILKNSKSILNMIR; from the coding sequence ATGAAAATAGTCATTTACCTTTACAATGGCATAACTATGCTGGATGCCATCGGCCCATATGAGGTTTTACGAAACATTCCTGACGCTGAGATTTACTTTGTGGCTGAGAGAACCGGAGAAATAAAGGCTGATTCTGGTTTTATAGATATTAACGTGAAGCACCGTATCGCAGATGTTCTAGAGGCGGACATTTTAATCATCCCCGGTTCCACTATCGCGTTCGTTGAGGAAATGAAGAACGAGAACGTGTTGACGTGGATTAAGAAAATCGACAAGACGACTAAATGGACAACATCAGTCTGCTCGGGTTCTACGCTGCTCGCTTCAGCCGGTTTATTAACAGGACTGAAGGCAACCTCCCACTGGAAACCTCTAAATCTGTTAAGTAAGTTTGGAGCGGTACCGACAAGAGAACGCATTGTGGAGGAAGGGAAATACATAACCGCCGCGGGGGTGTCTGCAGGTATTGATATGGCTTTATATTTATCGAATAGAATTATTGGAGAAAATGAGACCAAAGCGATTCAGCTGATACTGGAATATGATCCTCAACCAATGTTTGAGTCCGGTAATTATTCTACGGCCGATGAGAAAATCATTAAAACAGCCGAAAAGAAATTAGCAAGAGATGCGAAAAAAAGTCTTGGTTTATTGGGCATTTTAAAGAACTCAAAAAGTATATTAAACATGATTAGATAG
- a CDS encoding HTH domain-containing protein: protein MSISFKHLAYKILKETSKPMTPTEIWEYAKRNNYDSLVSSKGKTPERSIGARMYVDMNKNPDSKFIKIEEAKPRKFFLKELASEAEINRIREKEKEDVEEPEGNTKYSERDLHPFLTYFADTFMNIHTKTIYHERSTKSSYAQWLHPDIVGVNFPIDEWHKEVLEFGMQFGSQLVKIYSFELKKELTFSNLRESFFQTVSNSSWANEGYLVAAKVSRDDEFLNELKRLSTAFGIGISSWILKTLILLLCCSRPDTNQTWIGKR from the coding sequence ATGAGTATCTCTTTTAAGCACCTAGCATACAAGATACTTAAAGAAACAAGCAAACCAATGACACCAACTGAAATCTGGGAGTACGCTAAACGTAACAATTATGATAGTTTAGTTTCATCTAAAGGCAAGACGCCAGAAAGGTCAATTGGTGCCAGGATGTACGTGGATATGAACAAAAATCCAGATAGTAAATTTATTAAAATTGAAGAAGCGAAGCCGAGGAAGTTTTTCCTCAAGGAATTGGCTAGTGAAGCAGAAATAAACAGAATTCGGGAGAAGGAAAAAGAAGACGTGGAGGAACCGGAAGGCAACACTAAATATTCTGAGCGGGATTTGCATCCGTTCCTCACCTATTTTGCTGATACGTTTATGAATATACATACAAAAACCATCTATCATGAGCGTTCTACAAAAAGCAGTTATGCACAATGGCTGCATCCGGATATTGTAGGTGTTAACTTCCCTATTGATGAATGGCACAAAGAAGTTCTGGAGTTTGGTATGCAGTTTGGTAGCCAATTAGTAAAGATTTATTCTTTTGAACTGAAGAAAGAGCTGACTTTCTCCAATCTTAGAGAATCTTTTTTTCAGACGGTTTCAAACTCAAGTTGGGCTAATGAAGGGTATTTGGTGGCAGCAAAAGTATCTAGAGATGATGAGTTCTTAAATGAACTAAAGCGTCTGTCCACTGCTTTCGGGATAGGAATATCGAGCTGGATATTGAAGACCCTGATTCTTCTTCTGTGCTGTTCCCGGCCAGATACAAACCAGACCTGGATTGGGAAACGATAA
- a CDS encoding metal-dependent hydrolase family protein → MSKKLIKNGTVINGTGADAKEGHIVVVEGNKIVYVGPEESYDVCGDEEVIDAQGGTILPGLIDTHVHMMFEYEPVQKRLTTPFSMMFYKAQKYFEKTINAGVTSVRDALGADLGVKHAVEQGYIKGPRLQVSINALTITGGHGDGTQLSGQVLDILPSDYPGMPDGRCDGVDEVRKKTRQMLRAGAEVIKVHATGGVLSPTDHPEFTQFSLDELKAIVEEGKFRKGVKVMAHAQGAEGIKNAVKAGIHSIEHGIFIDDEVAELMVESGTYLVPTLLAPVSVLEMADQLGMPQSAVEKSKEVIEQHKESIARAHKAGVKIAMGTDAGVFLHGTNLRELGLMVDVGITPMEALVASTKTAAECLGWDDKLGTLEEGKLADVVVVKGNPLNDIYSLADNDHVQVVIKDGKIEKNLLV, encoded by the coding sequence ATGAGTAAAAAACTGATTAAAAACGGCACTGTTATTAATGGAACAGGTGCTGATGCAAAGGAAGGACATATTGTTGTTGTTGAAGGAAATAAAATAGTGTATGTCGGTCCAGAAGAAAGCTATGATGTTTGTGGAGATGAAGAAGTGATTGATGCACAAGGTGGAACAATTTTACCAGGGTTAATTGATACACATGTTCATATGATGTTTGAATATGAGCCTGTTCAAAAAAGATTAACTACCCCATTTTCAATGATGTTTTATAAAGCACAAAAATATTTTGAAAAAACGATAAACGCAGGGGTAACATCTGTACGTGATGCACTTGGAGCAGACCTAGGTGTCAAACATGCCGTTGAGCAAGGCTACATTAAAGGACCACGCCTCCAAGTGAGTATTAACGCCTTAACCATTACAGGTGGTCACGGAGATGGCACCCAGTTGTCTGGCCAAGTATTAGATATCCTTCCATCTGATTACCCAGGCATGCCAGACGGACGGTGTGATGGTGTCGATGAAGTAAGGAAGAAAACACGGCAAATGCTTCGGGCAGGAGCTGAAGTCATTAAGGTTCATGCAACAGGCGGTGTCTTAAGCCCAACCGACCATCCAGAATTCACACAGTTCTCTCTAGATGAGCTAAAAGCCATTGTCGAAGAAGGAAAGTTTCGCAAGGGTGTCAAAGTCATGGCACATGCACAAGGCGCAGAAGGAATTAAAAACGCTGTTAAAGCTGGAATCCATTCAATTGAACACGGGATATTTATTGATGATGAAGTAGCTGAATTAATGGTTGAGAGCGGAACCTATTTAGTTCCAACACTTCTAGCTCCAGTATCTGTGTTAGAAATGGCCGATCAACTCGGGATGCCACAATCAGCAGTCGAAAAATCTAAAGAAGTCATTGAACAGCATAAAGAAAGCATTGCCCGTGCACATAAAGCAGGCGTTAAAATTGCTATGGGGACAGATGCTGGCGTGTTTCTCCACGGCACAAACCTACGTGAACTTGGCTTAATGGTTGATGTCGGCATAACCCCAATGGAAGCGCTCGTTGCTTCCACAAAAACCGCAGCAGAGTGTTTGGGATGGGATGACAAGCTCGGGACATTAGAAGAAGGAAAACTTGCCGACGTTGTGGTAGTGAAAGGAAACCCATTAAATGACATTTACTCCTTGGCAGATAACGATCATGTTCAAGTTGTGATAAAGGATGGAAAAATTGAAAAGAACTTATTAGTATAA